GGGCGTGTCCTATCACGTCGTCGCCGAGAAGCCGGGCTACGACCTCGACGAATTCGTGGTCAGCGACGATCTGTCGACCGTCGCGATGCTGTGGAATCTCAACGGCTGCAGCGAACTCCAGATTCTCGAGTACCTGGACAACACGCTGTCGGGTCCGATCCCGCTGCCCGGGCTCGTCGCGACCGAACTGACCATCAGCGCAGGCGGTTCCATGGTGGCGATGACGGTCGAGAGCCCGTCGCTGCCGCCGACCGTCGAGCTGGTCGACCCGCGCTCGCGGGAATGGCAGCGGGTCGACCGCGAACCCAGTGAGGGCCCGTTGACGGCGGATCCCACGCTGGAGGTCGTCGTCGCGCGCGACGGGATGGAGCTGACGGGCTGGCTGTACCGCCCGCCCGCACCGGTCGAGCCCGTCGGCGCGATGATCTTCCTGCACGGTGGCCCGGAGGGGCAGTCCCGCCCCGGCTACAGCGAGTACTACCCGGCGCTGCTGGCGGCCGGGATCACCGTGTTCACACCGAACGTGCGGGGCTCAGGTGGATTCGGCCGTGCCTTCATGCATGCCGACGACAAGGAGTTGCGGTTCGCGGCCATCGACGACGTCGCGGACTGTGTGCACTATCTGATCGAACGTGAAGCGGTACCCGCCGACCGGATCGCATGCACCGGCTGGTCCTACGGCGGCTATCTGACGCAGGCGGCGTTGACCTTTCACCCCGAGTTGTTCGCCGCCGGCATCAGCATCTGCGGGATGAGCGATCTGAACACGTGGTATCGCAACACCGAGCCGTGGATCGCCGCGGCCGCCTATCCCAAATACGGGCATCCGGTCGGTGACCGCGACCTTCTCGAGCGGCTCTCACCGCTGTTGCGTGCCCCCGCGCTGACCGCACCGCTACTGCTGGTGCACGGCGGTAACGACACCAACGTGCCGCCGAGCGAATCGCAGCAGATGTTCGAAGCATTGCGCGCTTTGGACCGCACCGTGGAACTGCTGGTGTTCGACGACGACGGTCACGACATCGTCAAGCGGGAGAACCGCGCCGCGTTGGTCAATGCGATGACGGCATGGCTACTCAAGGCGTTCGCGCCGACCGCTGTGCACTGACTCAGGCGCTGCAGCCGCGGGTTTGGAGGATTTGCCCTCGGGGTAACCTCTGCTGCGCGTCACAGCGGCGCGGACAGGATGGAGGCACGGCATGAGAGGCATACTCGGCGTCATTGTGCTCGTCTGGTTGCTGATCGGCGTGGTGGCCGCCTTTCAGCGCGATTATTTCAAATCAGGGGACGCGAATTGTGCGACGGCAGCGAACGTGGCACTGACCGTCGTTGCGGGCCCGCTCAACTATGCGGGCGTCAACCCCAAGGTGAACTGCGCCGAGGTGCAGATTCCGCAACCCAGCCAGTAATGACTGGTGCCAACAAGTAAGTGGAGAGGGAGTAGACAGTGATTGTTCTCGGAATCATCTTGGTGGTGCTGGGATTCGTCTTGGGCATGAACATCCTGACGACCATCGGTGCGGTGCTCATCGTAGTCGGAGCGGTCTTCTGGATCCTCGGAGCGACCGGACGCGCCGTCGGAGGCCGAAAGGTCTGGTACTAACGCTTTTCAGCCATCACGGCGACCGGCCGGGGCCAGCGCCGCTACTGTCATCGCTCGCAGGACAGTGCGGAAGCTGGCCTCGGCCGCTTTGTTGGCACCGGGCTTGACGCTGTGCGGTGTCGAGTTGAGCAGACCGAACGCGGCGTGGGCCATCAGCCGCGCCTCGGCTTCCTCCAGCGTGGTGTCCAACCCGCGTAGCACCTCCACCCAGATCTCGACGTACTGCCGCTGCGCCCTGCGCACCTGACGCTTGGCCGGGTCTGGCAAGTGGCTCAGATCGCGGTCCTGGATCCGGATCAGGTCGGACTCCCCGAGCGCGAAGTCGAGGTGGAAGTCGATCAGCCCGTCGAGGGCTTCCGCGGCGTCGGCGGAACGGGCGAGCACGTCACGCGCGCCGGCGAGCAACCGGGTGCTGATCCCCACCAGCAGTTCGACGAGCAGCGCCTCCTTGTTGGGGAAGTGCCGGTAGATCGCGGGCCCGCTCACCCCCACCGCCGCGCCGATGTCCTCGAGGCGCACCGCGAGGTAACCCTTCTCGGCGACAAGGCGTTCCGCGGCGCCGATCAGCTGGCTTCGGCGGTCCGACTTCGCCTGGCTGCGGCGGGTGCTCGCGACGGAGGTCGACGCCATGGAAAGCCTCTACGGTCGGGGGTGGACATTTTGGGTTAATCGCGATTAACATACCATGAGTTAGTCGTCATTAACTCAAATGAACGGGTCATCGATGGCACCGCGGGCATCACATCGTGGCGAGCACACAGCACTCGTCGAGGAGTTGCGCACGAAGCTCGCGGTGGCGGCGCTCGGAGGGCCGGCCACATCGCGCGAACGCCACGTCGGCCGCGGCAAACTGCTGCCGCGCGACCGGGTCGACGGGCTACTGGACCCGGGTAGCCCCTTCCTCGAGATCGCCCCGCTGGCCGCCGACGGCATGTACGACGGCGAATGCCCCGGCGCAGGCATGATCGCCGGCATCGGGCGGATCTCCGGACGCGAGTGCGTCATCGTGGCCAACGACGCGACGGTCAAGGGCGGCACCTACTACCCGGTGACCGTCAAGAAGCACCTGCGCGCCCAGGAGATCGCAGGGCAGAACCGGTTGCCGTGCGTGTACCTGGTCGACTCCGGCGGTGCGTTCCTCCCGCGTCAGGACGAGGTGTTCCCGGACCGCGACCACTTCGGCCGGATCTTCTACAACCAGGCCACGCTGAGCGCCCAGGGCGTCGCGCAGATCGCCGCCGTGCTCGGATCCTGCACCGCCGGTGGGGCTTACGTGCCGGCGATGAGCGACGAAGCAGTGATCGTGCGCAATCAGGGCACGATCTTCCTCGGCGGGCCACCGCTGGTGAAGGCCGCCACCGGGGAAGTCGTCACGGCCGAAGAACTCGGCGGCGGGGATCTGCACTCCAAGACCTCCGGTGTGACCGACCACCTCGCCCACGACGACCGCGACGCGCTGCGCATCGTGCGGCGCATCGTCGGGACGCTCGGACAGGCACAGAAGCCGCCGTGGGATGTGGCCCCGACCGTGGACGCGGTGGCCGATCAGTCCGAGCTCTACGACGTCGTGCCGGTGGACTCGAAGGTTTCCTACGACGTGCACGAGGTCATCACCCGCATCGTCGACGGCGGCGAGTTCGCGGAGTTCAAGGCCGAATACGGCACCACCCTGGTCACCGGCTTCGCGCGCATCCACGGCCATCCGGTCGGCATCGTGGCCAACAACGGCGTGCTGTTCGGCGAGTCCGCGCAGAAGGGTGCGCATTTCATCGAACTGTGCGACAAACGCGTGGTGCCGTTGCTGTTCCTGCAGAACATCTCCGGATTCATGGTCGGCCGCGACTACGAGGCCTCGGGCATCGCCAAACACGGCGCGAAGATGGTCACCGCGGTGGCGTGCGCGCGGGTGCCGAAGCTCACGGTCGTCATCGGCGGCTCCTACGGGGCGGGCAACTACTCGATGTGCGGCCGCGCGTATTCGCCGCGCTTCCTGTGGATGTGGCCGAACGCGCGGATCTCGGTGATGGGCGGGGAACAGGCCGCCTCGGTGCTGGCCACCGTGCGCGGTGAGATGACGCCCGAACAGGAGCAGGAATTCAAGGCGCCGATCCGCGAGCAGTACGAGCGTCAGGGCAACCCCTACTATTCGACGGCGCGGTTGTGGGATGACGGCGTCATCGACCCCGCGGATACCAGAACCGTTGTGGGGTTGGCTCTTTCCATCGTCGGACAGGCACCTCTCGAGCCTGTCTCCTACGGCGTCTTCCGGATGTGATCGCATGACCTCGAATATCTTCGATACCGTTCTCGTTGCCAACCGCGGCGAGATCGCCGTCCGCGTCATCCGCACCCTGCGTGCCATGGGTATCCGATCGGTGGCGGTGTTCAGCGACGCCGACGCCGGGGCGCGCCACGTCACGGAAGCCGACGTCGCGGTCCGCATCGGACCTGCCGCGGCCCGGCAGAGCTATCTCGACATCGACGCGGTGGTGGCCGCCGCGCGCCGCACCGGTGCGCAGGCCGTCCACCCTGGGTACGGATTCCTTTCGGAGAACGCCGAATTCGCCGCTGCTCTGCAGGCGGCGGGCATCGTGTTCATCGGTCCACCGGTCCCGGCGATCCAGACCATGGGTGACAAGATCGCGGCCAAGGCCGCCGTGTCCGCGTTCGGAGTCCCCGTCGTGCCCGGCATCTCGCGGCCGGGCCTCACCGACGACGACCTCATCGCCGGCGCCCCGGATGTCGGCTTCCCGGTGCTGGTGAAACCGTCGGCAGGCGGCGGCGGCAAGGGGATGCGCGTGGTTCACAACGCCGCTGACCTCCCCGCCGCGCTGGTCTCGGCCCGCCGCGAGGCGGCCGCCGCGTTCGGTGACGAGACGCTGTTCCTGGAACGGTTCGTCCTCAACCCCCGCCACATCGAGGTCCAGGTTCTCGCCGACGGCAACGGCGACGTCGTGCATCTCGGCGAACGCGAGTGCAGCCTGCAGCGCCGCCACCAGAAGGTGATCGAGGAGGCGCCGTCTCCGCTGCTCGACGTGGCCACCCGCGCCAGGATCGGCACCGCGGCGTGCGACACCGCGCGTAGCGTGGATTACACCGGGGCAGGCACGGTCGAGTTCATCGTCTCCGCTGACCGCCCCGACGAGTTCTTCTTCATGGAGATGAACACCCGCCTGCAGGTCGAGCACCCGGTGACCGAGATGGTCACCGGCGTCGACCTCGTCGAGCAACAGGTTCGCATCGCGGCGGGGGAGAAGTTGCCGATCGCCCAGAGCGACGTCGTCATGCGTGGGCATGCCGTCGAGGCCCGCGTCTACGCCGAGGATCCGGGCCGCGGCTTCCTGCCGACCGGTGGCACCGTCCACGGGCTGTCCGAACCCACCGGGACCGGTGTCCGGGTCGATTCGGGACTGCGCCGCGGCGCGGTGGTCGGCAGCGACTACGACCCGATGCTGGCCAAGGTGATCGCCCACGGGGCCGACCGGCCCGCGGCGCTGCGCGCCCTCGACCGCGCGCTCGCACAGACCGTGGTCCTGGGCGTCGACACGAACATCGAGTTCTTGCGGTTCCTGCTCACCGACCCCGACGTCCTCGCCGGCCGGCTCGACACCGGTCTGCTCGACCGCCGCGCGCCCGACTACGCCTCCGCGCCGGTGAGCGACGAGGATCTGATCGCCGCGGCCGCGTACCTGTGGCTGCGGGCGTGGCCGTCGCCGGGCGGTGACCTGTGGGCGGTGCCGTCGGGGTGGCGTATCGGCGACCACGCGCCCACGACGCATCGTCTGCAGTCCGGTGAGCGCACGGAACACGTCCACCTGACCGGTACGCCGCAGGCGGCCACGGCGAGGATCGAGGACGGCGAGAATCGTTCTTTGACAGTCGCTCTCGTCGAGGACCGGCTCGTCGTCACCCTCGACGGCCTGCGTGCGGAGTACCTCGTCGCTGCCGATGGCGAGCAAATGTGGCTGGCCGGTGCCGGCCGGACGGTGGCGGTCGCCGAGGTGCGCGAGGCCCCGGTGCGCGAGGACGACGCCCACAGCGGTGACGCGGAACTGACCAGCCCGATGCCCGGATCGGTCGTGGCGGTCGGCATCGAAGCTGGGGCGACGGTGACGTCCGGCACCGTCGTGGTCACCGTGGAGGCGATGAAGATGGAACACGCCATGACCGCACCCGTCGACGGCGTGGTCGAACTGCTCGTCGCGGTCGGTGACCAGGTCAAGGTGGGCCAGCCGCTGGCACGGATTCTCGCTACCGACAAAGGAGACCAGTCATGACCGACTTCCTGTCGTCCGGCACGTTGCCGGACCACTATGAACAACTCGCCAAGACCGTCCGCGACTTCGCCCGCAGCGTCGTCGCCCCGGTGGCCGCCAAACACGATGCGGAACACTCGTTCCCGTACGAGGTGGTGCGCGGTATGGCCGATATGGGGTTGTTCGGCCTGCCGTTCCCCGAGGAGTACGGCGGTATGGGCGGCGACTACTTCGCGCTGTGCCTGGCGCTCGAGGAACTCGGCAAGGTCGACCAGAGCGTGGCGATCACGCTCGAGGCGGGGGTGTCCCTGGGCGCAATGCCGGTGTACCGGTTCGGCAACGACGCCCAGAAGCGGGAGTGGTTGCCGCAGTTGACCAGTGGGCAGGCGCTGGCGGCGTTCGGGTTGACCGAACCCGGCGGCGGCAGCGACGCCGGCGCCACCAAGACCACCGCCCGCCTCGACGACGGGCACTGGGTCATCAACGGCAGCAAGCAGTTCATCACGAACTCCGGCACCGACATCACCACACTGGTGACCGTCACCGCCGTGACGGGTGAATCCGAGGGTCGCAAGGAGATCTCGTCGATCCTCGTTCCGGTGCCGACCGAGGGATTCACCGCGGAACCGGCGTACAACAAGGTGGGCTGGAATGCCTCCGACACCCATCCGCTGTCCTTCGACGACGTCCGGGTGCCGCAGGAGAACATGCTCGGTGAACGGGGCCGCGGGTACGCCAACTTCCTGCGCATCCTCGACGAGGGCCGGATCGCCATCGCCGCGCTGTCGGTCGGCGCCGCGCAGGGGTGTGTGGACGAGAGCATCCAGTACGCCAAGGAGCGCGAAGCGTTCGGCCGCCCCATCGGCGCCAACCAGGCCATCGCGTTCAAGATCGCGCGCATGGAGGCGCGGGCCCACACGGCGCGCACCGCGTACTACGACGCCGCGGCGCTGATGCTGAGCGGTAAGGCGTTCAAGAAGGAGGCCGCCATCGCGAAACTGGTGGCCAGCGAGGCCGCGATGGACAACGCCCGCGATGCCACGCAGATCTTCGGCGGCTACGGGTTCATGAACGAGTTCACCGTCGCACGGCACTACCGCGACAGTAAGATCCTCGAAATCGGTGAGGGGACAACCGAAGTGCAGCTGATGCTGATCGCGCGGCAGGCCGGGCTGTGAGCGCTCCGAAACGTGTCGTCGTCCAGCGCGGGCTGTGGTTCGAGGAGTTCGAGACCGGCGTGCTCTACCAGCACCGGCCCGGACGCACCATCACCGAGGCCGACAACGTGCTGTTCACCACGCTGACCATGAACACCCAGGCGTTGCATCTGGATGCCGCGTTCTCCGACGCGCTGCCGCCGTTCAACCAGCGGCTGGTCAACTCGATGTTCACGCTGTCCACGCTGGTGGGTCTGTCGGTCGCCCAGCTCACCCAGGGCACGATCGTCGGCAACCTCGGGTTCGGCGAGGTCGCGTTCCCCAAACCGCTGTTCCACGGGGACACCCTGTACGCCGAGACCGAGGTGCTCGAGAAGCGGGAGTCGAAGAGCCGTCCGGGTGAGGGCATCGTGACGTTCTCCCACGTGGGCCGCAACCAGCACGGTGACGTCGTCGCCACCGCATCGCGAAAGACCATGGTCCGCAAGCAACCCGCCGAGGAGGCCTGATGCTGGCCAACGCCGGACCCGGGTGGCTGTTCTGCCCGGCAGACCGCCCCGAGCGCTTCGAAAAGGCCGCCGCCGCAGCCGATGTGGTGATCCTCGATCTCGAAGACGGGGTGGCCGCCAAGGACCGGGAGGCGGCCCGCAAGGCATTGATCGACACGCCGCTGGATCCGGCGCGGACGGTGGTGCGGGTCAACCCGGCCACCACTGCCGACCATCAACTCGACCTGCAGGCGCTCGCGCGGACGGACTACACCACCGTGATGCTGGCCAAGACCGAGGCCGCCGAGCAGGTGCGCGGACTTGCCCCGCTCGACGTCGTGTCGCTGATCGAGACGCCGCTGGGGGCGCTCACCGTGGTCGAGTCGAGCCGCGTGCAGAACTGCGTCGCGGTGATGTGGGGCGCCGAGGATCTGCTGGCGGTGCTCGGCGGGACGGCGAGCCGGTGGCCCGACGGCTCCTACCGCGACTTCGCCGTGCACGTGCGGTCCCAGGCGCTGCTGGGCGCCAAGGCCTACGGACGGATGGCGCTGGACTCGGTCTACCTCGACATCAAGGACCTCGACGGCCTGCGCGCCGAGTCCGACGACGCGGTCGCGGTCGGGTTCGACGCCAAGGTCGCGATCCACCCCACCCAGGTGGCCGTGATCCGCGACAGCTACCGCCCCACCGATGAACAGGTCGACTGGGCCCGCCGCGTGCTGGACACGGCGCGCGATCAACGGGGCGTCTTCCAGTTCGAGGGCATAATGGTGGATGC
Above is a window of Mycolicibacterium baixiangningiae DNA encoding:
- a CDS encoding HpcH/HpaI aldolase/citrate lyase family protein is translated as MLANAGPGWLFCPADRPERFEKAAAAADVVILDLEDGVAAKDREAARKALIDTPLDPARTVVRVNPATTADHQLDLQALARTDYTTVMLAKTEAAEQVRGLAPLDVVSLIETPLGALTVVESSRVQNCVAVMWGAEDLLAVLGGTASRWPDGSYRDFAVHVRSQALLGAKAYGRMALDSVYLDIKDLDGLRAESDDAVAVGFDAKVAIHPTQVAVIRDSYRPTDEQVDWARRVLDTARDQRGVFQFEGIMVDAPVLRRAERIVALAPHPGS
- a CDS encoding SACE_7040 family transcriptional regulator: MASTSVASTRRSQAKSDRRSQLIGAAERLVAEKGYLAVRLEDIGAAVGVSGPAIYRHFPNKEALLVELLVGISTRLLAGARDVLARSADAAEALDGLIDFHLDFALGESDLIRIQDRDLSHLPDPAKRQVRRAQRQYVEIWVEVLRGLDTTLEEAEARLMAHAAFGLLNSTPHSVKPGANKAAEASFRTVLRAMTVAALAPAGRRDG
- a CDS encoding acyl-CoA dehydrogenase family protein; its protein translation is MTDFLSSGTLPDHYEQLAKTVRDFARSVVAPVAAKHDAEHSFPYEVVRGMADMGLFGLPFPEEYGGMGGDYFALCLALEELGKVDQSVAITLEAGVSLGAMPVYRFGNDAQKREWLPQLTSGQALAAFGLTEPGGGSDAGATKTTARLDDGHWVINGSKQFITNSGTDITTLVTVTAVTGESEGRKEISSILVPVPTEGFTAEPAYNKVGWNASDTHPLSFDDVRVPQENMLGERGRGYANFLRILDEGRIAIAALSVGAAQGCVDESIQYAKEREAFGRPIGANQAIAFKIARMEARAHTARTAYYDAAALMLSGKAFKKEAAIAKLVASEAAMDNARDATQIFGGYGFMNEFTVARHYRDSKILEIGEGTTEVQLMLIARQAGL
- a CDS encoding carboxyl transferase domain-containing protein; amino-acid sequence: MAPRASHRGEHTALVEELRTKLAVAALGGPATSRERHVGRGKLLPRDRVDGLLDPGSPFLEIAPLAADGMYDGECPGAGMIAGIGRISGRECVIVANDATVKGGTYYPVTVKKHLRAQEIAGQNRLPCVYLVDSGGAFLPRQDEVFPDRDHFGRIFYNQATLSAQGVAQIAAVLGSCTAGGAYVPAMSDEAVIVRNQGTIFLGGPPLVKAATGEVVTAEELGGGDLHSKTSGVTDHLAHDDRDALRIVRRIVGTLGQAQKPPWDVAPTVDAVADQSELYDVVPVDSKVSYDVHEVITRIVDGGEFAEFKAEYGTTLVTGFARIHGHPVGIVANNGVLFGESAQKGAHFIELCDKRVVPLLFLQNISGFMVGRDYEASGIAKHGAKMVTAVACARVPKLTVVIGGSYGAGNYSMCGRAYSPRFLWMWPNARISVMGGEQAASVLATVRGEMTPEQEQEFKAPIREQYERQGNPYYSTARLWDDGVIDPADTRTVVGLALSIVGQAPLEPVSYGVFRM
- a CDS encoding DUF6131 family protein, which produces MIVLGIILVVLGFVLGMNILTTIGAVLIVVGAVFWILGATGRAVGGRKVWY
- a CDS encoding MaoC family dehydratase, with the translated sequence MSAPKRVVVQRGLWFEEFETGVLYQHRPGRTITEADNVLFTTLTMNTQALHLDAAFSDALPPFNQRLVNSMFTLSTLVGLSVAQLTQGTIVGNLGFGEVAFPKPLFHGDTLYAETEVLEKRESKSRPGEGIVTFSHVGRNQHGDVVATASRKTMVRKQPAEEA
- a CDS encoding acetyl/propionyl/methylcrotonyl-CoA carboxylase subunit alpha; amino-acid sequence: MTSNIFDTVLVANRGEIAVRVIRTLRAMGIRSVAVFSDADAGARHVTEADVAVRIGPAAARQSYLDIDAVVAAARRTGAQAVHPGYGFLSENAEFAAALQAAGIVFIGPPVPAIQTMGDKIAAKAAVSAFGVPVVPGISRPGLTDDDLIAGAPDVGFPVLVKPSAGGGGKGMRVVHNAADLPAALVSARREAAAAFGDETLFLERFVLNPRHIEVQVLADGNGDVVHLGERECSLQRRHQKVIEEAPSPLLDVATRARIGTAACDTARSVDYTGAGTVEFIVSADRPDEFFFMEMNTRLQVEHPVTEMVTGVDLVEQQVRIAAGEKLPIAQSDVVMRGHAVEARVYAEDPGRGFLPTGGTVHGLSEPTGTGVRVDSGLRRGAVVGSDYDPMLAKVIAHGADRPAALRALDRALAQTVVLGVDTNIEFLRFLLTDPDVLAGRLDTGLLDRRAPDYASAPVSDEDLIAAAAYLWLRAWPSPGGDLWAVPSGWRIGDHAPTTHRLQSGERTEHVHLTGTPQAATARIEDGENRSLTVALVEDRLVVTLDGLRAEYLVAADGEQMWLAGAGRTVAVAEVREAPVREDDAHSGDAELTSPMPGSVVAVGIEAGATVTSGTVVVTVEAMKMEHAMTAPVDGVVELLVAVGDQVKVGQPLARILATDKGDQS
- a CDS encoding alpha/beta hydrolase family protein translates to MENQRVRRQVRANYGASLSPDATAFAHLVDDGGFPRAVQRFLLGWRASSSRDVELPVEGPVVRVLHSADGHWLACQVAPAGSDRFQIWVVTTDPDDRDARRIDSWPEGHPEGSAELIGWDGTQVAAILTGEDGVGSSCLINPADGYATVLDRRSGGRLVDAWAGAALVRVGPRGYRDLIMLRGQTEMALLPYDPGSTTDMGFILDDHSPRRLRSGPAGETFELYHPAKDYGLNSSEGYVRALIRSDNGGSHTRLIEVTATEGGVSYHVVAEKPGYDLDEFVVSDDLSTVAMLWNLNGCSELQILEYLDNTLSGPIPLPGLVATELTISAGGSMVAMTVESPSLPPTVELVDPRSREWQRVDREPSEGPLTADPTLEVVVARDGMELTGWLYRPPAPVEPVGAMIFLHGGPEGQSRPGYSEYYPALLAAGITVFTPNVRGSGGFGRAFMHADDKELRFAAIDDVADCVHYLIEREAVPADRIACTGWSYGGYLTQAALTFHPELFAAGISICGMSDLNTWYRNTEPWIAAAAYPKYGHPVGDRDLLERLSPLLRAPALTAPLLLVHGGNDTNVPPSESQQMFEALRALDRTVELLVFDDDGHDIVKRENRAALVNAMTAWLLKAFAPTAVH